The genomic region gcacTATCAGGGAGCTTGACTgaataaaactcttcccacattgagtacagctatatggtggtttctctcctgtgtgtgttctctggtgtgattttaAATCACTTAAGCTAACAAAACTTTTTCCgcagtcagagcagtggtaaggtttctctcctgtgtgtgttctcatgtGTACTTTCAGGCAGCTTGCCTgaataaaactcttcccacattgagtacaactacacggtttctctcctgtgtgtgtccgctTGTGTAATATCAGTCCATTtggctgagtaaaactcttcccacattgattacagctatatggtttctctcctgtgtgtgttctctggtgcatGATCAGGGAGCTTGACCGAGTAAAACttttcccacattgattacagctataaagtttctctccagtgtgtgtcctCTGGTGTGCCTTCAGAGAGCTTGATGTTGTAAAagtcttcccacattgagtacagctaaatggtttctctcctgtgtgagttctCTGGTGTACCTTCAGAGAGCTAGATGTAAcataactcttcccacattgatcacagctataagatttctctcctgtgtgtgttctctggtgtaaagTCAGATAGCTAGAAgtaacaaaactcttcccacattgagtacagctataaggcttctcttgTTTGTGTCTTCTCTGGTGTTTAGTCAGATTGGAAGacgtagtaaaactcttcccacattgatcacagctataaggcttctctcctgtgtgtactcgCTGGTGTATTTTTAGTTCTGATGAACATTTGCAAtgtttcccacagtcagagcagcagtgaggcTTTTTCCCTGTGAGTCTCTGCTGGGatttcttgaggtgttctgatctggaaaGAATCTTCTCTGCCTCGTCGGCATCATGATGTAGTTGAGGCTCCCAAGAGAATCCACGACAGTCagatctctctcctgtgtgaacgacaaagtcagacagatggttaaagtCCCACATGAGCAGAAATCCACTGTTTATTTGAGGTAAAAGGAGATGCCCAGAGCATACACATGAAGTTGTACAACAAATTACATCTTAAATCTTGACAATTAAGACAGTCAAGAGAGCAACAATAGTAAttttattttgtcttgttttcacaatAGTAATAACATAGATAACTACTGTAGGACACATAACAACACCATAGACCTAGGACTATATATAATTTAATATTTCAGGTGAAACATGGAAACTAAAATGTCTGTCATGACATTTCATAACCTGATTACCAGATAATTTTGTGAATAATCCCATTACGTTACTCTGTAATGTGCtgtcattctaaatgttctgAATAAGAAAATAGCTGTGTGTTGTATAATAGCCTATCCATCAAGGAACAGTTCTATACACACTATGAGCTATGTATCTCTGTGTCCAAACTGACTAACGAGACCCTACTCAAGCTGACAATAACATCAATTTGTTAGGGATGTTGGATCCAAAGTGGAGCACGGCATAACTGTCTTTACCAGAGTAATGAATGAAGAAGCactttggttgttgttgcatgtCATGATGTTTGTCATTTGACTGGCATTCAGAAAATAACttcctggatcagctgatgatagTTGAACATGTGACTGTAACTAAACAGCTACAATATTAAGAATTATGagtaattattgaagaaccacaTTAATGACAGCATCCATTTGGGTGTTGTCAATAAAGTTAACGTGACTCTCAGGTAAAACCATTGGATTTAGCAAACACTGAAATTATTTAGGATTTCTGTGCCCATAAACTGTTTTCCCAGCGTAATAT from Oncorhynchus kisutch isolate 150728-3 linkage group LG5, Okis_V2, whole genome shotgun sequence harbors:
- the LOC109890743 gene encoding zinc finger protein 883-like, coding for MSSLSYSPVKEEVCWTEKEALVKEEEEEKAVTIQKQVEGEAVTVKKEEKDVSVKEAEDAFRVKEEGVTVKEEEEAVLGVKEEEMTVTLEEEEEVGDLFNTRERSDCRGFSWEPQLHHDADEAEKILSRSEHLKKSQQRLTGKKPHCCSDCGKHCKCSSELKIHQRVHTGEKPYSCDQCGKSFTTSSNLTKHQRRHKQEKPYSCTQCGKSFVTSSYLTLHQRTHTGEKSYSCDQCGKSYVTSSSLKVHQRTHTGEKPFSCTQCGKTFTTSSSLKAHQRTHTGEKLYSCNQCGKSFTRSSSLIMHQRTHTGEKPYSCNQCGKSFTQPNGLILHKRTHTGEKPCSCTQCGKSFIQASCLKVHMRTHTGEKPYHCSDCGKSFVSLSDLKSHQRTHTGEKPPYSCTQCGKSFIQSSSLIVHQRIHTGEKPYSCTKCGKSFTQASCLKVHLRTHTGEKPYHCSDCRKSFVRSSDLKSHQRTHTGEKPPYSCTQCEKSFNQSCSLISHQRTHTGEKPYSCTQCGKSFTQSSGLIAHQRTHTGEKSHSCHQCDKRYSVKRSLIKHQKIHT